One window of the Pyrinomonadaceae bacterium genome contains the following:
- a CDS encoding protein kinase: MIGQTIGSFKITHKIGAGGQGTVYKATDTKLGRAVVIKVLPAELTGKDTNLKRFDREARLASSLDHPNICTIFDLGEQDGMHYIVMQHVEGRNVRQLVNGRPLELDSALRIAVQVTDALTAAHARGIIHRDIKSGNVMVTDAGQVKILDFGLAKLLDENEPQGGGVDRIELTEVGVPYGTATYAAPEQARGDKVDSRADVFSTGVLLYEMLTGTWPFRGKTTVEVRYAVMNAAAKPLSEARPGPLPAQLQPILDKAMAKDPRDRYQKISELRDELRKVLQQVSSGEQFEVAAAPARHMGGSSAVSRAMRWLKRMGGGEVHTSAPQLSSKPAITESPDASLTTITEREKKSLAVLPFKNLNNDPASSFYEFALADAVITELARIRSLVVRPSSVMSKYQGQPVDPADVGRELNVDAVLSAGFIHIGERFRVTAQLLDVRSSEILWSDKVDASADDVIAVQDEITQRIVDGLRLELSPDEQAGLEKTRTVNAEAYDEFLRGRDRFARFIFRTVAAEDCDAAIKHFTRATELDPEFGLAYDGLGAAYVNRVFKGLGGAADFENAEVAFNRALAIDPNIIEARMLMVFVQLWRGQKAKAREEVERMRRQAPNEAVVHFVKATLHRLDGEYDRALRAYDRLVRLDPASFVVVSYNRALIFLYEGKFEEAQRELDRARSVEPNNPLLNTVRALALYYTKRPAEAEQILREVLQANPNLHGVRPTLAMCLSRQGKHEAALAELTDSVIRNASVDPDIAYAVGSVYALEGDSDQALGWLQRSIALGNGNKPCFEGDPNLKNVRGDTRFGELMKKIT; encoded by the coding sequence ATGATCGGCCAAACCATCGGCAGCTTTAAAATTACGCATAAGATTGGCGCAGGCGGCCAGGGCACTGTTTACAAAGCGACCGACACCAAGCTCGGCCGCGCCGTCGTTATCAAAGTCCTGCCGGCGGAACTCACGGGCAAGGACACAAACCTCAAGCGTTTTGATCGTGAAGCGCGTCTCGCTTCTTCGCTCGATCACCCGAACATCTGCACAATTTTCGATCTCGGCGAGCAGGATGGAATGCATTACATCGTGATGCAGCACGTTGAAGGTCGCAACGTGCGCCAGCTTGTGAATGGCCGGCCGCTCGAATTAGACAGCGCGCTGCGGATTGCCGTTCAGGTGACCGATGCGCTGACCGCAGCGCATGCGCGCGGCATCATCCATCGCGACATCAAATCCGGCAACGTGATGGTCACCGATGCGGGCCAGGTGAAGATTCTCGACTTCGGTTTAGCGAAGCTCCTCGACGAAAACGAACCCCAGGGTGGCGGGGTGGATCGGATTGAGTTAACTGAAGTCGGCGTGCCGTACGGCACTGCGACCTACGCCGCTCCGGAACAAGCGCGCGGCGATAAAGTCGATTCGCGCGCCGACGTTTTCTCGACCGGGGTCCTGCTTTACGAGATGCTGACCGGCACCTGGCCTTTCCGCGGGAAGACGACGGTGGAAGTCCGTTACGCCGTGATGAATGCCGCCGCCAAACCCCTGTCCGAAGCGCGCCCCGGGCCGCTGCCCGCGCAGCTTCAGCCGATTCTCGACAAGGCGATGGCTAAGGACCCGCGTGATCGTTATCAGAAGATTTCCGAACTGCGCGATGAGCTGCGAAAAGTTCTGCAGCAGGTTTCGTCAGGCGAGCAATTCGAAGTGGCGGCCGCGCCCGCGCGTCACATGGGCGGCTCGAGCGCCGTCTCGCGCGCCATGCGCTGGTTGAAAAGAATGGGAGGCGGCGAAGTGCATACGAGCGCGCCGCAACTATCTTCCAAACCCGCCATCACGGAATCACCCGACGCTTCCCTCACGACCATTACTGAACGCGAAAAGAAAAGCCTGGCGGTGCTGCCGTTCAAAAACCTCAACAACGATCCGGCTTCAAGCTTTTACGAGTTCGCGCTGGCTGACGCCGTGATAACTGAACTGGCGCGGATTCGTTCGCTGGTGGTACGGCCGTCTTCAGTGATGTCGAAGTACCAGGGCCAACCCGTCGATCCGGCGGACGTCGGTCGCGAGCTGAACGTGGATGCAGTTCTATCGGCGGGTTTTATTCACATCGGCGAGCGCTTTCGCGTGACCGCACAACTGCTAGACGTGCGCAGTAGTGAAATCCTCTGGAGCGATAAGGTCGATGCTTCCGCGGACGACGTGATCGCGGTACAGGACGAGATCACGCAACGCATCGTCGATGGGCTGCGGCTGGAACTCAGTCCCGACGAACAAGCCGGCCTCGAGAAAACCAGGACGGTCAACGCTGAAGCCTACGACGAATTTTTGCGCGGACGCGATCGCTTTGCGCGCTTCATCTTTCGCACCGTGGCGGCGGAGGATTGTGATGCCGCGATTAAGCACTTCACGCGGGCGACCGAGCTGGACCCTGAATTTGGTTTAGCTTATGACGGACTCGGCGCGGCGTACGTGAATCGGGTCTTTAAAGGCCTTGGGGGAGCCGCAGACTTTGAGAACGCTGAAGTTGCCTTCAACAGAGCACTGGCGATCGACCCGAACATTATCGAAGCGCGCATGCTGATGGTTTTCGTGCAGTTGTGGCGCGGGCAGAAAGCGAAAGCGCGTGAAGAAGTAGAGCGCATGCGCCGGCAGGCGCCCAACGAAGCCGTCGTGCATTTTGTGAAAGCAACACTGCACCGTCTCGATGGTGAATACGACCGCGCGCTGCGTGCGTACGATCGCCTGGTGCGTCTGGATCCGGCGTCCTTTGTCGTCGTCAGCTACAACCGCGCGCTGATCTTTCTTTACGAAGGCAAGTTTGAAGAGGCGCAGCGCGAACTCGATCGGGCGCGCTCAGTCGAGCCTAATAACCCCCTGCTGAACACGGTTCGCGCGCTGGCTTTGTATTACACAAAACGCCCGGCCGAAGCTGAGCAGATCCTCCGCGAAGTGCTGCAAGCGAATCCAAATCTTCACGGCGTCCGGCCAACGTTAGCCATGTGTTTGAGTCGCCAGGGAAAACATGAAGCAGCTCTGGCTGAGTTGACCGATTCTGTAATCCGCAATGCCTCAGTCGATCCCGATATCGCTTATGCGGTTGGTTCCGTTTACGCGCTCGAAGGAGATTCGGATCAGGCCTTAGGCTGGCTGCAACGTTCGATCGCCCTCGGCAATGGAAACAAACCTTGCTTTGAAGGCGACCCGAATTTGAAGAACGTGCGCGGCGACACGCGGTTTGGGGAATTGATGAAGAAGATCACCTAA
- a CDS encoding tail fiber domain-containing protein codes for MSKLRLMASAIFAVAVVACLAISATGQTGGSLATVSGGGSAARWDITAANAGGTLTINFPDGRSIRKVLSAGGSPSIAIGEKYFEAPPDGVYSYELQLASAPSDAAIKARGKDDDPEEERAGRKRPSVPTMTQSGSFAVFNGSIVLPGGVEAEQKRPEKASTEPATAPAPRATASAKVVQRIRNNHRAFFMWDQVIPDDLVVQGSACVGLDCVNNEPFNFDTVRLKENNTRILFLDTSTQGGFPTNDWILKANDSGGGSSYFGIVDHGNAGTGAETGTIIAQFDAGATANSLRVSSTGRVGLKTATPVLALHINEGDTPDIRLEQNAGGGFGSQTWDIAGNEANFFVRDVTSGSLLPFRIRPGAPTSSLDISADGDVGIGTASPNDKLDVFGSSGNLGARISNNANAAGDFSAVRFYQAAGEKGVIFTNQESMFIRRGSTGVLALNDSGGNVGIGTSAPTDTLSVNGTASKPGGGAWAVFSDQRLKNVKGRYSSGLNAVMRLQPLRYNYKPNNELGLKSDQEYVGFGAQELQKVIPEAVTTNSNGFLQVNNDPIVWTMLNAIKEQQQQIADLKAEVLKLQTAARRRRR; via the coding sequence ATGAGTAAGTTGAGATTAATGGCGTCCGCGATTTTCGCGGTCGCAGTGGTGGCCTGTCTCGCAATTTCGGCAACAGGCCAAACAGGAGGTAGTCTCGCAACCGTCAGCGGTGGTGGGTCAGCGGCCAGATGGGACATTACCGCTGCCAACGCCGGAGGCACGTTAACGATTAATTTTCCCGACGGCCGGTCCATTAGAAAAGTCCTCAGCGCAGGTGGCTCACCGTCCATTGCCATCGGGGAGAAGTATTTTGAGGCTCCCCCGGACGGAGTCTATTCGTACGAACTGCAACTCGCATCTGCGCCATCAGATGCGGCCATCAAAGCCCGCGGCAAAGATGACGATCCCGAAGAAGAGCGAGCCGGACGAAAGCGTCCGTCCGTTCCGACGATGACCCAATCCGGATCATTCGCGGTATTTAACGGATCGATTGTTCTTCCCGGTGGCGTCGAAGCGGAGCAGAAGCGCCCCGAGAAGGCTTCGACAGAACCGGCGACTGCACCGGCTCCCAGAGCCACGGCTTCTGCGAAAGTGGTTCAGCGAATTCGGAACAATCACCGGGCGTTCTTTATGTGGGACCAGGTGATTCCCGACGATCTAGTCGTTCAGGGCAGCGCCTGCGTCGGCTTGGATTGTGTGAACAACGAGCCCTTCAACTTTGACACAGTCAGATTGAAGGAGAACAACACTCGCATCCTATTCCTGGACACCAGTACTCAGGGTGGTTTTCCGACCAACGACTGGATCCTTAAGGCGAACGACTCCGGAGGTGGCTCGAGTTACTTCGGGATTGTCGACCATGGAAATGCGGGTACCGGCGCCGAAACCGGAACGATTATCGCTCAGTTCGATGCCGGCGCGACCGCCAACTCGCTTCGGGTCTCAAGCACGGGCCGAGTCGGGCTCAAGACAGCGACGCCAGTGCTCGCGTTGCACATAAACGAGGGGGATACGCCGGACATTCGACTCGAACAGAACGCTGGCGGCGGCTTCGGCTCGCAAACTTGGGACATCGCGGGCAACGAAGCCAACTTCTTCGTCCGCGATGTGACCAGCGGCTCACTTTTGCCGTTTCGCATTCGGCCTGGCGCGCCAACCAGCAGTCTCGACATTTCGGCCGATGGGGATGTCGGTATCGGGACCGCTTCGCCGAACGACAAACTGGACGTTTTCGGCTCCAGTGGGAATCTCGGCGCGCGCATCTCGAATAACGCCAACGCTGCCGGCGATTTCAGCGCCGTCCGGTTTTACCAGGCCGCCGGCGAGAAGGGGGTAATCTTTACTAACCAGGAGAGTATGTTTATCAGGCGTGGCAGCACAGGAGTGCTCGCGTTGAATGATTCAGGCGGCAATGTAGGTATCGGCACGTCAGCGCCGACTGACACGCTTTCGGTCAACGGTACGGCGAGCAAGCCTGGCGGTGGTGCGTGGGCGGTGTTCTCTGACCAACGCCTGAAAAACGTCAAGGGTCGCTACAGCAGCGGCCTGAATGCGGTGATGCGGTTACAGCCGCTTCGCTACAATTACAAACCGAACAACGAGCTCGGCCTGAAATCAGACCAGGAATACGTCGGTTTTGGCGCGCAGGAATTGCAGAAAGTGATTCCCGAAGCCGTGACGACGAATTCCAATGGCTTTTTGCAGGTGAACAACGATCCGATTGTCTGGACGATGCTCAATGCCATCAAAGAGCAGCAGCAACAGATCGCTGATTTGAAAGCAGAAGTTCTAAAACTACAGACCGCTGCGCGGAGACGCAGGCGATAG
- a CDS encoding thrombospondin type 3 repeat-containing protein produces the protein MNKYRPNGKGIRALLTVIAFVSLVATAYITWPAQTSHAATSELFFSEYIEGSSNNKALEIYNGTGAAINLGTNSYNVQMFFNGSTTSPLTINLTGTVADGDVFVLAQSAANATILAQADQVNGSGWFNGDDAVVLRKGTTIIDVIGQVGFDPGAEWGSGLTSTADNTIRRKSTVCAGDPNGADVFDPSIEWDGFANDTVTGLGIHSASCGGTPTPTPTPTPTPTPTPTPTPPANDVVISQVYGGGGNTGATLTHDYIELINHSSAPVNLNGWSVQAFVSTSGMWEVTPLPNFTLQPGQYFLIQESQGAGGTTALPTPDATGTIAVSSTSTKVALVNNTTQITAACPNAAAAGIVDLVGYGPTDCFEGAAPAPGLSNTIANFRRNGGCFDTNQNANDFETGEPNPRNSSSPTNNCTGLSAYGTANPSSVLQGGASTLTVYVAGAQNPDSTGITVTADLSQIGGSSSQSFGGSGNVFSFVATVPVNNSTGMKSLPVTVTDAQSRTFNTNIVLSVLPLIADHITISQVYGGGGNSGATYQNDYVELYNPTANTVSVTGWSLQYASAAGTSWTNKQPIGGVIGPGEYYLIALASGGATGAPLPTPNISGGINMSATTGKIALVSNSGTLAGGCPLGTDPDIVDFVGYGATASCREGSANAPAPSNTTAIFRKNGGALDSDQNGSDFQTGAPNPRRTAPIVELGPWVSGTYPGSDDNTIPYDATITVNFSEPVTVDSGWWTINCTVTGAHTSATEANFPDLKSYAVTPNVSFQFGEQCTVTITGTAVHDADSDDGGAGTDTLFEDYTWTFTVVGAGAPAPYPPSVHLAMGNPSNATPLTSDFNNFLMEKPSFSLSYNSTKGTPNWVSWHLDDSWFGTLARVDTFRADPKVDPSWYRVQGWDYAGTGFNRGHNAPNADRDHQTRIPINQETFLMTNMIPQAPLQNQGPWSAMEDALRADVSTTNEMYIVMGVYGAGGTGDNGFATTIAGGNVTVPATIWKVVLDLPKGENDISRVDCSTRTLAVIMPNSNAANSDWTTYITTVDAVEALTGYDFFSNLPEPIQRCVEAGTNGNNPPLDTDADTVPDSSDNCPFVANTDQANNDGDSEGDACDSDDDNDGVADTADNCALVANADQADGDGDGIGNACDPNPNDGPTGDLDGDGVVNNGDNCPNNANTDQADFDQDGTGDACDADDDNDGVVDTSDQCPNTPSGTQVNAAGCPDADGDGIADSADNCPNTVNADQADNDNDGVGNACDPDDDNDFVLDAVDNCPFVANPNQADADQDGIGDACDAQIGPPTNMDQCKNGGWQFFNYPRTFKNQGDCIQFVNTGK, from the coding sequence ATGAATAAGTATCGCCCAAACGGAAAAGGAATCCGTGCGCTCCTCACCGTAATCGCTTTTGTTTCCCTCGTCGCGACCGCGTATATAACGTGGCCCGCACAAACTTCGCATGCTGCAACTTCAGAACTATTTTTTTCCGAATACATTGAAGGAAGTTCGAATAATAAGGCACTTGAGATCTACAACGGCACCGGTGCTGCGATAAACCTCGGCACGAACAGCTACAACGTGCAGATGTTCTTCAACGGTAGTACCACGTCCCCATTAACGATAAATCTTACTGGAACGGTAGCGGATGGCGATGTTTTCGTGCTGGCGCAGAGTGCAGCGAACGCGACGATCCTCGCCCAGGCGGATCAGGTAAATGGATCAGGCTGGTTTAACGGCGATGATGCTGTCGTTTTACGTAAAGGCACGACCATTATTGACGTGATCGGTCAGGTAGGATTCGACCCCGGGGCCGAGTGGGGAAGCGGTCTCACTTCAACTGCCGATAATACAATCCGGCGCAAATCGACTGTTTGCGCAGGCGATCCCAACGGAGCCGACGTATTCGATCCATCGATCGAGTGGGATGGGTTTGCCAACGACACCGTCACCGGCCTGGGAATTCACTCAGCCAGCTGCGGCGGCACACCGACGCCAACGCCCACACCGACTCCGACGCCAACCCCAACCCCGACACCCACACCGCCAGCCAATGACGTCGTCATTAGCCAGGTCTACGGCGGAGGCGGCAATACCGGAGCCACGTTAACGCACGACTACATCGAACTCATTAATCATAGCAGTGCTCCGGTTAACCTGAATGGTTGGTCGGTGCAGGCATTTGTGAGCACATCAGGCATGTGGGAAGTTACTCCGCTGCCGAATTTCACCCTCCAGCCTGGTCAATACTTCTTAATTCAAGAATCACAGGGTGCCGGCGGCACGACTGCGCTGCCAACCCCAGACGCGACAGGAACGATTGCGGTGAGTTCCACTTCAACCAAAGTCGCACTCGTCAACAACACAACCCAAATTACGGCCGCCTGTCCTAACGCGGCCGCAGCCGGGATCGTCGATCTCGTCGGATATGGCCCGACGGATTGTTTCGAAGGCGCCGCTCCTGCGCCCGGTCTTAGCAACACGATTGCCAACTTCAGACGCAACGGTGGTTGTTTTGACACCAACCAAAATGCCAATGATTTCGAAACGGGCGAGCCGAATCCGCGCAATAGCTCGTCACCGACGAACAACTGCACGGGTCTTTCGGCTTACGGCACGGCGAACCCGAGCAGCGTCCTCCAGGGGGGGGCGAGCACTCTGACTGTTTACGTGGCTGGGGCTCAGAACCCCGACAGCACAGGCATAACGGTGACGGCGGATCTTTCACAGATTGGAGGCTCGTCAAGTCAATCGTTCGGTGGATCCGGCAACGTCTTCAGTTTCGTTGCCACGGTCCCGGTCAACAATTCGACCGGCATGAAGTCGCTGCCGGTAACGGTCACTGATGCGCAAAGCCGAACGTTCAACACCAACATCGTGCTTAGCGTGCTTCCTCTTATCGCAGATCACATCACGATAAGTCAGGTGTACGGCGGAGGTGGGAACAGCGGAGCGACATACCAAAATGACTATGTCGAACTGTACAACCCAACCGCGAACACAGTTAGCGTTACCGGTTGGTCGCTGCAATACGCTTCAGCGGCGGGTACGTCCTGGACCAACAAACAACCGATTGGCGGAGTAATTGGACCGGGCGAGTACTACCTGATCGCCCTCGCCTCGGGAGGGGCGACCGGCGCACCGTTACCCACGCCTAACATTTCCGGCGGCATCAACATGTCGGCAACGACCGGAAAGATTGCTCTGGTCAGCAATTCCGGTACGCTGGCAGGGGGTTGTCCTTTGGGAACGGATCCGGACATTGTGGATTTTGTCGGTTACGGAGCGACAGCTTCCTGCCGTGAAGGTAGCGCCAATGCTCCCGCGCCGAGTAACACTACGGCGATATTCAGGAAGAACGGCGGCGCGCTCGATTCCGATCAGAATGGGAGCGACTTCCAAACGGGAGCGCCGAATCCGCGCCGAACTGCGCCAATTGTCGAGTTGGGACCGTGGGTGTCTGGAACCTATCCAGGGTCTGACGATAATACGATCCCGTACGATGCGACCATTACGGTCAACTTTAGCGAGCCGGTGACGGTCGACTCTGGTTGGTGGACCATTAACTGCACCGTGACAGGTGCGCATACCAGCGCCACTGAAGCCAACTTCCCCGATCTTAAGAGCTACGCAGTTACTCCGAATGTCAGTTTCCAATTCGGGGAACAGTGCACGGTAACAATCACCGGGACGGCGGTTCATGATGCCGATTCGGATGATGGTGGCGCGGGCACGGACACTCTCTTCGAGGATTACACCTGGACGTTTACGGTAGTAGGTGCTGGCGCGCCGGCCCCTTATCCGCCGAGTGTCCACTTGGCAATGGGTAATCCGTCAAATGCAACTCCATTAACCAGTGACTTTAATAACTTCTTGATGGAGAAGCCCAGCTTTAGCCTTTCTTACAATAGCACCAAGGGAACACCGAACTGGGTGAGCTGGCATTTGGATGACTCCTGGTTTGGGACTCTCGCTCGTGTTGATACCTTCCGTGCCGATCCGAAAGTCGATCCATCCTGGTATCGCGTTCAAGGATGGGACTATGCGGGGACTGGATTCAATCGCGGACACAACGCACCGAATGCAGACCGCGATCACCAGACTCGCATCCCCATCAACCAGGAAACCTTCCTGATGACGAACATGATTCCGCAAGCGCCGTTGCAAAATCAGGGGCCCTGGTCCGCCATGGAGGACGCCCTGCGCGCGGACGTGTCAACTACTAACGAGATGTATATCGTCATGGGCGTTTATGGCGCCGGTGGTACCGGAGACAATGGGTTCGCGACTACGATCGCAGGCGGGAACGTTACGGTTCCGGCCACCATCTGGAAAGTCGTGCTGGATCTGCCAAAGGGAGAAAATGATATCTCGCGAGTGGACTGCTCTACTCGAACTCTGGCGGTGATTATGCCTAACTCGAACGCCGCCAACTCCGATTGGACGACCTACATAACGACGGTGGACGCGGTCGAAGCGTTGACCGGCTACGACTTCTTTTCAAACCTGCCGGAACCGATCCAGCGATGCGTCGAGGCTGGCACAAACGGAAACAATCCACCGCTCGACACCGACGCTGATACTGTTCCGGACAGCAGCGACAATTGTCCGTTCGTGGCTAACACAGACCAGGCAAATAATGACGGCGATTCCGAAGGGGATGCGTGCGATTCGGATGATGACAATGATGGTGTGGCCGACACGGCCGACAATTGTGCACTGGTTGCAAACGCCGACCAGGCCGATGGCGATGGCGACGGCATTGGCAACGCGTGCGATCCCAATCCGAACGATGGGCCGACCGGTGATCTTGATGGGGACGGCGTCGTAAACAATGGTGACAACTGTCCGAATAACGCCAATACCGATCAGGCCGACTTCGATCAAGACGGCACTGGTGACGCGTGCGATGCGGACGACGATAACGACGGAGTCGTTGATACTAGCGATCAGTGTCCAAACACACCGAGCGGAACCCAGGTCAACGCCGCCGGCTGTCCCGATGCTGATGGCGACGGTATCGCTGATTCGGCGGACAACTGTCCGAATACCGTCAATGCCGACCAGGCAGACAACGACAACGACGGCGTGGGCAATGCCTGTGACCCCGACGACGACAATGACTTCGTTCTTGACGCCGTCGACAATTGCCCGTTCGTGGCTAACCCCAACCAGGCTGATGCCGATCAGGATGGAATCGGAGACGCCTGTGATGCTCAAATCGGTCCGCCCACGAATATGGACCAGTGTAAGAATGGCGGGTGGCAGTTCTTCAACTATCCGCGCACGTTCAAAAACCAGGGAGACTGCATTCAGTTTGTGAACACCGGGAAGTAA
- a CDS encoding Rne/Rng family ribonuclease, with amino-acid sequence MSRELIVSVNGREKKIAIIENDRVTEFYIERGEENQGIVGNLYKGRVMRVLPGMQSAFVDIGLERDAFLYVSDFFDEEAEFERIVVDTAKKGDAAGAEKAAAEKIAQARIEREHHIESTHERVDPLRDAEADIETEPESEAVAEAPEEETEETGARRRGRRGGRGRKRVTKAEAEPAREERSLIPHAVEPYDTPFVSSASFERVSDDEGLINGEMLKDARLQERIMDEVHAAEFDLEDVPSAPVGSLLEDLRESGEFQRVADSEDAEVAAARPRAIEEAHVRDFVDEVVDESSRGAAFQRVSDDEDASANVEPISEPPSPPSSTRSRRKTGVISRFFKSKKVEETSDEAGTGSEDAASEEINADGGASLTSGRAHEEFATRRGGRRRRKPKTASSAETEETNGQEVDADVVEAEETLHEEESQPVVAAEPESDVNETEEESGPAARTGRRTPPAPRGGPRRRHPRHERKQVAISELLKEGQEILVQIAKEPIAKKGARITSHIALPGRFCVYMPTVEHLGVSRKIDSDTERSRLRKLIQKIHAEEDVPSGGFIVRTAGVGAKEDELRADARYLIRTWQDMRQKAEKSKAPNLVHRDLDLVQRILRDQLSEDFSAIRIDNEEEYERVVEFVNRVQPKLVKRVKLYTRDEPILENFGVQAEIDKAIKPRVWLKSGGYLVINQTEALVSIDVNTGKFVGRGATRLEDTITRTNMEAVEEIARQIRLRDLGGIIVLDLIDMEERRNRTRVMAALQDALRRDKSPTKVLSFNDFGLVIMTRKRVKQSLERTLCSPCSYCQGAGLVKSPQTICYEILEQARRLSREGGSDGSRQAMLRVNPEVARALRGPERDVLNEIEDYLGSVDVTSDPRVHQEQFDFAFA; translated from the coding sequence ATGTCAAGAGAGTTAATTGTTAGTGTCAACGGTCGCGAAAAGAAGATCGCGATCATCGAAAATGACCGCGTCACCGAGTTCTACATCGAGCGCGGCGAAGAGAATCAGGGTATCGTCGGCAATCTTTACAAAGGACGCGTGATGCGCGTTCTGCCCGGCATGCAATCGGCGTTTGTCGATATCGGCCTGGAGCGCGATGCATTCCTCTACGTGTCAGACTTCTTTGATGAAGAAGCCGAGTTCGAACGCATCGTCGTGGACACCGCAAAGAAAGGCGACGCCGCCGGAGCCGAGAAAGCTGCGGCCGAAAAGATTGCGCAGGCACGCATCGAGCGCGAGCATCACATCGAGTCAACCCATGAACGCGTTGATCCGCTGCGCGACGCTGAAGCCGATATTGAAACCGAACCTGAATCTGAAGCAGTGGCCGAAGCCCCTGAAGAAGAAACCGAAGAGACCGGGGCTCGTCGTCGCGGCCGTCGCGGCGGACGTGGCCGGAAACGCGTAACGAAAGCGGAAGCCGAGCCTGCGCGTGAAGAACGAAGTCTAATCCCGCACGCGGTCGAGCCATACGATACGCCGTTCGTTTCGTCGGCTTCCTTTGAACGCGTGAGCGATGACGAAGGCCTCATTAATGGCGAGATGCTGAAAGACGCGCGGCTGCAAGAACGCATCATGGATGAAGTCCATGCCGCCGAATTCGATCTGGAAGATGTGCCGAGCGCGCCGGTGGGATCGCTCCTGGAAGACCTCCGTGAAAGCGGTGAATTTCAGCGGGTGGCGGACAGCGAAGATGCTGAAGTCGCCGCAGCACGGCCGCGAGCCATCGAAGAAGCTCATGTGCGCGATTTTGTCGACGAAGTAGTTGACGAAAGTTCGCGCGGCGCGGCCTTTCAACGAGTCAGCGACGACGAAGACGCGTCGGCCAATGTCGAACCAATCTCTGAACCTCCATCACCGCCGTCGAGCACGCGTTCGCGGCGAAAAACGGGCGTCATCAGCCGGTTCTTCAAATCAAAAAAGGTTGAAGAAACTTCAGACGAAGCCGGAACTGGTTCTGAGGATGCCGCGAGCGAAGAAATAAACGCTGACGGGGGCGCCAGCCTTACAAGCGGGCGCGCGCACGAAGAGTTTGCAACCCGCCGTGGTGGAAGGCGGCGACGAAAGCCAAAGACGGCCAGCAGCGCGGAGACTGAGGAGACCAACGGCCAGGAAGTTGACGCCGACGTTGTCGAAGCCGAGGAAACTCTGCACGAGGAAGAGTCGCAACCAGTTGTCGCAGCCGAGCCTGAATCCGATGTGAACGAGACTGAGGAAGAATCTGGTCCTGCGGCGCGAACGGGTCGCCGCACCCCTCCGGCGCCGCGCGGCGGTCCCCGCCGCCGTCACCCGCGACACGAACGCAAGCAAGTCGCGATCAGTGAACTGCTTAAGGAAGGCCAGGAGATCCTCGTCCAGATCGCGAAAGAGCCGATCGCCAAGAAGGGCGCGCGCATCACTTCGCACATCGCCCTCCCCGGCCGCTTTTGCGTTTACATGCCGACGGTCGAACACCTCGGTGTCTCGCGCAAGATTGATTCCGACACTGAACGTTCGCGCCTGCGAAAGCTAATCCAAAAAATTCACGCCGAAGAAGATGTGCCGTCAGGAGGGTTCATCGTCCGCACCGCCGGTGTGGGCGCGAAAGAGGACGAGCTGCGCGCGGATGCGCGTTACCTGATTCGCACTTGGCAGGACATGCGGCAGAAAGCCGAGAAGTCGAAAGCCCCGAACCTGGTCCATCGCGATCTCGATCTGGTGCAGCGCATTTTGCGCGACCAGCTTTCCGAAGACTTCAGTGCGATTCGCATCGACAACGAAGAGGAATACGAGCGCGTTGTCGAATTTGTGAACCGTGTGCAGCCGAAGCTGGTCAAGCGCGTCAAGCTTTACACGCGCGATGAGCCGATTCTCGAAAATTTCGGGGTGCAGGCTGAGATCGACAAAGCGATCAAGCCGCGCGTCTGGCTGAAGTCCGGGGGTTATCTCGTCATCAATCAGACTGAAGCTCTGGTTTCGATTGACGTAAACACGGGCAAGTTCGTGGGCCGTGGAGCGACGCGTTTGGAAGACACGATCACGCGCACGAACATGGAAGCAGTCGAAGAGATTGCGCGCCAGATTCGGTTGCGCGATCTGGGCGGCATCATCGTGCTCGATCTGATCGACATGGAAGAGCGTCGTAATCGGACGCGGGTCATGGCGGCTTTGCAGGACGCTTTGCGCCGGGACAAATCGCCCACGAAAGTTCTTTCATTCAACGATTTCGGTTTGGTCATCATGACGCGCAAACGCGTCAAGCAATCACTCGAGCGCACCTTGTGCTCGCCGTGTTCGTATTGTCAGGGCGCGGGTTTGGTGAAATCGCCGCAGACGATCTGCTACGAGATTCTCGAACAGGCGCGGCGACTGTCGCGCGAAGGTGGGAGCGACGGTTCGCGCCAGGCCATGCTGCGCGTCAATCCGGAAGTAGCCCGTGCGCTGCGCGGCCCTGAACGGGACGTGTTGAACGAGATCGAGGACTATCTCGGCTCAGTCGATGTCACCAGCGATCCGCGCGTGCATCAGGAACAGTTCGATTTTGCTTTTGCGTGA